A genomic stretch from Desulfonispora thiosulfatigenes DSM 11270 includes:
- a CDS encoding S-layer homology domain-containing protein — protein MKSKIKRNVSFLLVIMMMLSITVTGYAQDTKEIDYENHWAGDVINQWIEKGLAKGYPDSTFRPNNAVTRAEFMALVNKSFGFTAVKPIDFMDVKEKDWFFSTVKVASTAGYIAGYPDKTIRPNQPISRQEAAVIIARITKLSPNAGMVEQLSDKENIPEWSKNLVGAVVAKGYMNGYPDKSFKPLNDITRAEAVVALNNTMKAKADVTIYDQKGTYGPKDGLEVVAGDCVVKADGVILQNLQIKGNLIIAKEVGNGNATLNNIAVAGETIVRGGGENSIHINGGQYNKIKIEKTSSGKVRVVANDAKGMDIVIANEATGDDIILEGNFDSVEVEAKDVKIKTQGETQIKEIKVSVNATGNEINLSNNTKVEKMLLNAGAKIKGQGTIVKAEINAGNVTFEKQPQEQKVADTVKEQPKVTNTSSGGGGSSSGGSGGSPTPDPAKAPTITKVETTQDEITVHFSEEIKKIESPNLIEFAAGSYKFDIYQKPGIATQIPLKNYGVVGQTANSLKLVRLDIWGDLSAINCDFRLFTGDGENIIIIAQSEDFKFKAFAGAKAEVETIIIEPNEMFISVEDKTGEGHLITGLTKTDFYLFDANGNKVDFNLKKGSEVDPYLPDHEYQITALQGEFIGDYFLRFAKEGYQPCVKKIEVKISETVYDTAGTYGPNEGIEEVKGNVIMKAEGVILQNLHIKGNLIIAEEVGSGNVTLNKVTVDGDTIVRGGGENSIHINGGQYNKIKIEKTSSGKVRIVATDAKGMDIIVTEEAAGDAIILEGSFESIEVEADNVEVKTQGTTVIKKLKVSLNAENNKITLDSTTTVDNLILDAKTEVKGQGTVAKAEVNADSVTFEKAPAEQIVGENVTEQPQVVVPEVGPFTPGEGGNLPNFTPFTAEEDKIGGLYITYNQQILPFIFGNTRPYRTNVDMNFLPPSEFGADSYTLQVSDDNGVSWSNYQSNDEDLTTTTTQDNFSLESVDKDYQYRLLVNGGPKDGYTSNVVEAKLTYVKTQFSAWGLDEGMHISGIMAPNMGRGLEASFIVRDLETSENIENAADYLTYQWYRLNPVSFEMTPISGATSLQYITTEEDAGYYLLIRATGDEINVGGYAQIISTWGNLLPNKAYVSNVTTEGFTLNLYKGIDQLKIEDLNLRDLNWNDVTITSVTPGDNNAVFHIAATIDENSTPLYLSINSDFWRIVSEIEGGHMESPGVEVSLSTTTPSEEPRD, from the coding sequence TTGAAAAGTAAAATTAAACGTAATGTCTCTTTTTTGCTTGTAATTATGATGATGCTATCCATCACTGTAACTGGATATGCTCAGGATACTAAGGAGATTGATTATGAAAATCACTGGGCAGGAGATGTGATTAATCAATGGATAGAAAAAGGACTTGCTAAGGGGTATCCTGATAGCACCTTTCGTCCAAATAATGCTGTAACGAGAGCAGAGTTTATGGCATTAGTTAATAAATCTTTTGGATTTACAGCTGTAAAGCCCATTGATTTTATGGATGTTAAGGAAAAGGATTGGTTTTTTAGTACCGTAAAAGTAGCCAGTACAGCAGGTTATATTGCAGGTTATCCAGATAAAACAATACGCCCAAATCAGCCAATTAGTAGGCAAGAGGCAGCAGTAATTATAGCTAGAATAACTAAATTAAGTCCTAATGCTGGAATGGTTGAACAGTTATCGGATAAAGAAAATATTCCTGAGTGGAGCAAAAACCTTGTAGGAGCAGTTGTAGCTAAGGGATATATGAATGGTTACCCAGATAAAAGCTTTAAACCTTTAAATGATATTACAAGAGCAGAAGCAGTAGTAGCTCTAAATAATACGATGAAAGCCAAAGCAGACGTTACTATTTATGATCAAAAAGGAACTTATGGTCCAAAGGATGGGCTAGAAGTTGTTGCAGGAGATTGCGTTGTAAAAGCAGATGGAGTAATCCTACAAAACCTGCAGATTAAAGGTAATTTAATTATTGCTAAAGAAGTTGGCAATGGGAATGCAACTCTAAATAATATTGCAGTAGCAGGAGAAACAATTGTTCGTGGTGGTGGAGAAAATAGTATTCATATTAATGGCGGACAATATAATAAGATTAAAATAGAAAAAACAAGTAGTGGTAAAGTACGTGTTGTTGCAAATGATGCTAAAGGAATGGATATCGTAATAGCTAATGAAGCAACAGGAGACGATATTATTCTAGAAGGAAACTTTGATAGTGTTGAAGTAGAAGCAAAGGATGTAAAAATAAAGACACAAGGTGAAACACAAATAAAAGAAATTAAAGTAAGCGTAAATGCAACAGGAAATGAAATAAACTTATCTAATAATACAAAAGTTGAAAAAATGCTCTTAAATGCAGGGGCAAAAATAAAAGGTCAAGGAACAATTGTAAAAGCAGAAATTAATGCTGGTAATGTTACCTTTGAAAAACAACCTCAAGAACAAAAGGTTGCTGATACTGTGAAAGAGCAGCCTAAAGTAACCAATACATCATCTGGTGGCGGAGGTAGTAGTAGCGGAGGAAGTGGTGGTAGTCCCACTCCAGATCCTGCTAAGGCTCCAACTATTACAAAAGTAGAAACCACTCAAGATGAAATAACAGTACATTTTTCAGAAGAAATTAAAAAAATAGAATCCCCTAATTTAATTGAATTTGCTGCAGGAAGTTATAAATTTGATATCTATCAAAAACCAGGAATAGCAACACAAATACCTTTAAAAAACTATGGAGTAGTGGGTCAAACAGCTAATTCTCTAAAGTTAGTTCGTTTAGATATCTGGGGAGATTTAAGTGCTATAAATTGTGATTTTCGATTATTTACTGGAGATGGAGAAAATATAATAATTATAGCCCAAAGTGAGGATTTTAAATTTAAAGCTTTTGCAGGTGCTAAAGCAGAGGTAGAGACCATTATTATCGAACCAAATGAAATGTTTATTTCGGTAGAGGATAAAACAGGAGAAGGGCATTTAATTACAGGGCTTACAAAAACAGATTTTTATTTATTTGATGCTAATGGTAATAAGGTAGACTTTAACCTTAAAAAAGGTTCAGAAGTTGATCCATATTTACCAGATCATGAATATCAAATAACTGCTTTACAAGGAGAATTTATAGGTGATTATTTCCTAAGATTTGCAAAGGAAGGATATCAACCTTGTGTTAAAAAAATAGAAGTTAAAATAAGTGAAACAGTGTATGATACCGCAGGAACTTATGGACCAAATGAAGGTATAGAAGAAGTCAAGGGAAATGTCATTATGAAAGCTGAAGGTGTTATCTTACAAAACCTTCATATTAAAGGTAATTTAATTATTGCCGAAGAAGTAGGAAGTGGAAATGTAACATTAAACAAGGTAACTGTGGATGGAGACACCATTGTTCGTGGTGGTGGAGAAAATAGTATTCATATCAATGGCGGACAATATAATAAGATTAAAATAGAAAAAACAAGTAGTGGTAAAGTACGTATTGTCGCAACTGATGCTAAAGGAATGGATATTATCGTAACAGAAGAAGCGGCAGGGGATGCAATTATCCTCGAAGGAAGCTTTGAGAGCATAGAGGTAGAAGCTGATAATGTAGAGGTAAAAACTCAAGGAACAACCGTAATTAAAAAGTTAAAAGTTAGTCTAAATGCGGAAAATAATAAAATCACCTTAGACTCTACAACAACTGTAGACAATTTAATTTTAGATGCAAAGACTGAAGTAAAAGGGCAAGGAACAGTAGCTAAAGCAGAAGTAAATGCAGATAGTGTTACTTTTGAAAAGGCTCCCGCAGAGCAAATTGTAGGGGAAAATGTTACCGAACAACCCCAAGTAGTAGTACCAGAAGTAGGACCTTTTACTCCAGGTGAAGGAGGAAATTTACCAAACTTTACTCCTTTTACAGCTGAAGAAGATAAAATAGGTGGATTATACATTACCTATAATCAACAAATATTGCCGTTTATTTTTGGAAATACTAGACCATATCGTACTAACGTAGATATGAATTTCTTACCACCATCAGAATTTGGTGCAGATAGTTATACTCTTCAAGTTTCCGATGATAATGGTGTAAGTTGGTCAAATTATCAGAGCAATGATGAAGATTTAACAACAACAACTACTCAAGATAATTTTAGCCTAGAGAGTGTAGATAAAGATTATCAATATCGTCTACTAGTAAATGGTGGACCTAAGGATGGCTATACTTCTAATGTAGTCGAGGCTAAATTGACTTATGTGAAAACACAATTTTCTGCTTGGGGCTTAGATGAAGGTATGCATATATCTGGTATAATGGCCCCAAATATGGGAAGAGGACTAGAAGCCAGCTTTATAGTTCGGGATTTAGAGACAAGTGAAAACATAGAAAATGCAGCAGATTATTTAACTTATCAATGGTATAGATTAAATCCTGTAAGCTTTGAAATGACCCCAATTTCTGGAGCAACTAGTTTACAATATATCACTACTGAAGAGGATGCAGGATATTATCTTCTGATTAGGGCTACTGGAGATGAAATTAATGTAGGTGGTTATGCACAAATTATTTCTACCTGGGGAAATTTATTACCTAATAAAGCATATGTGAGCAATGTTACTACTGAAGGGTTTACCTTAAACCTCTATAAAGGCATAGATCAGCTTAAGATAGAAGATTTAAATCTTAGAGATCTAAATTGGAATGATGTCACAATTACTTCTGTAACCCCAGGAGATAATAATGCTGTTTTCCATATTGCTGCTACTATTGACGAAAATAGTACACCTTTATACTTAAGTATAAATTCTGACTTTTGGAGAATCGTTTCGGAGATTGAAGGTGGACATATGGAGAGTCCAGGCGTAGAAGTGAGTTTATCTACTACAACACCAAGTGAAGAGCCAAGAGACTAA
- a CDS encoding LuxR family transcriptional regulator — protein MTMIIEKNRVDQRNFSIIIFSLFFGWLLSVPFEGQVLYTLISDAQIEGKTHNTIAVFAHFIGLFITGFLVKRQILAKVIMIVSTIICIIGSLIFFLPFSMLWYVSLFFISFFSGLFVASWGFYFKVYSKPDQRFKIAAEVLIYSNILMILINVVSVHTSALIALKLSIITLIAILFITIRLEVFSNEQLNEKINLEAKNVQNDLLSITKPLVFLCLFIFIITLNSGLMYQVVNPKFAHLTVITSYYWAVPYIVALLILRNLPGNINKSYILYIALIMIGLSFILFMWLDKSIFSYLVINTLMLGALGVCDLFWWSILARFFDYHDNPAKVLGIGLSMNVLGILVGGFIGNSIFSQENDVIKVSLIALLIIFIVMIFLPILNIYLTKLLKNHVFLFNFVNLEDSKQEKVIVDVWDNKNLTAKEIEVIKLILRGYTYKAISEQLFISENTTKFHVKNIYQKMNVNTKMELIKMFTENEK, from the coding sequence ATGACTATGATTATAGAAAAAAATCGAGTAGATCAAAGAAATTTTTCGATTATAATCTTTTCCTTATTTTTTGGGTGGTTATTATCTGTTCCTTTTGAGGGGCAGGTTTTATATACTTTGATTTCTGATGCTCAAATTGAAGGAAAAACACATAATACAATCGCAGTCTTTGCTCACTTTATAGGTTTGTTTATAACAGGATTTTTAGTTAAAAGACAAATATTAGCAAAAGTAATAATGATAGTTTCTACTATTATATGTATAATCGGAAGTTTGATATTTTTCTTGCCTTTTTCCATGCTTTGGTATGTTTCTTTGTTTTTTATATCATTTTTTTCGGGTCTTTTTGTGGCTAGTTGGGGATTTTATTTTAAGGTATATTCTAAGCCGGACCAGCGTTTTAAAATAGCAGCAGAAGTACTTATTTATTCAAATATACTTATGATATTAATTAATGTAGTTTCTGTACATACCTCAGCATTAATTGCATTAAAATTATCTATTATAACACTTATTGCAATATTATTTATAACTATACGATTAGAAGTATTTTCAAATGAACAATTAAATGAAAAAATCAACTTGGAAGCAAAAAATGTGCAAAATGATCTACTCAGTATTACAAAACCATTAGTTTTTTTATGTCTATTTATTTTTATTATTACATTAAATTCAGGATTGATGTATCAGGTTGTTAATCCTAAGTTTGCTCATTTAACAGTAATAACAAGTTACTACTGGGCTGTTCCATATATTGTAGCTTTACTTATTTTAAGAAATTTACCAGGAAATATTAATAAATCATATATATTATATATTGCTTTAATTATGATAGGACTCTCATTTATATTATTTATGTGGCTAGATAAATCTATTTTTAGCTATCTAGTTATTAATACTTTAATGTTAGGTGCCTTGGGAGTTTGTGATTTATTTTGGTGGAGTATTTTGGCAAGGTTTTTTGATTACCATGATAATCCTGCTAAAGTATTAGGAATAGGTTTATCTATGAATGTATTAGGAATTCTTGTCGGAGGTTTTATTGGAAATAGTATTTTTTCGCAAGAGAATGATGTTATTAAAGTTTCTCTTATTGCTTTATTAATTATTTTTATAGTTATGATTTTTTTACCAATACTTAATATATATCTTACAAAACTATTAAAAAATCATGTATTTTTATTTAATTTTGTTAATTTAGAGGATAGTAAACAAGAAAAGGTTATCGTTGATGTTTGGGATAATAAAAATTTAACAGCAAAAGAAATAGAAGTAATTAAATTAATACTTCGGGGATATACCTATAAAGCTATATCAGAACAATTATTTATTAGTGAAAATACAACTAAATTTCATGTGAAAAATATTTATCAGAAGATGAATGTTAATACTAAAATGGAATTAATTAAAATGTTTACTGAAAATGAAAAATAG
- a CDS encoding sulfite exporter TauE/SafE family protein: protein MDSYILFFSIVLIASILQTSTGFGFSIMATPFLLLLFMPKEAIQVNLILSIFISVALITTIKNDIDFEILKRFIIGSSFGIPFGIIFFLFLDMNTLKLGVSIIILILTVLLIRNFRINQTDKRDFAVGAISGTLTAAIGMPGPPVLLYFSGTETEKEKLRATTLAFYIFVYSASLVIQIIFAKTSKTVWISSTYAIPVVIMGLYLGQLLFKKINQETFRIFTYFILLSTGSYLLFESWKW from the coding sequence ATGGATTCTTATATCTTGTTTTTTAGCATTGTTTTAATAGCATCAATCTTACAAACTAGTACTGGATTTGGGTTTTCCATTATGGCTACTCCCTTTCTCCTGCTATTATTTATGCCTAAAGAAGCGATTCAGGTAAACTTAATTCTTTCTATTTTTATTTCAGTTGCCTTAATTACTACTATTAAGAATGACATTGATTTTGAAATCTTAAAAAGATTTATTATTGGGAGCTCTTTTGGCATACCATTTGGAATTATTTTCTTCCTATTCTTAGACATGAATACTCTAAAGTTAGGTGTTAGTATAATTATTTTAATTTTAACAGTATTATTAATTCGTAACTTTAGAATTAACCAAACCGATAAACGTGACTTTGCTGTAGGTGCTATCTCAGGGACTCTAACTGCAGCCATTGGAATGCCTGGTCCCCCAGTTTTATTATACTTTTCTGGAACAGAAACAGAAAAAGAGAAATTAAGGGCTACCACCTTAGCCTTTTATATATTCGTTTACTCAGCAAGCTTAGTAATCCAAATTATCTTTGCAAAAACTAGTAAAACTGTCTGGATCTCTAGTACATATGCTATCCCAGTTGTAATTATGGGTTTATATTTAGGTCAGCTCTTATTTAAGAAAATTAACCAAGAAACCTTTCGTATTTTTACATACTTCATTCTTTTATCTACTGGCTCGTATTTATTATTTGAAAGCTGGAAATGGTAA
- the rlmH gene encoding 23S rRNA (pseudouridine(1915)-N(3))-methyltransferase RlmH, with the protein MNIKIIAVGKIKEKFLDAGIKEYLKRLTSYAKVEIIEVKDEKEPENCSPADEKLIKEKEAQKIEKHIKDDSYIIVLAIDGKMFSSEELATKLNELALNGKSDLTFIIGGSQGLDEKILGQANLKLSFSKMTFPHQLMRLIMLEQIYRGFKIIKGEPYHK; encoded by the coding sequence ATGAATATAAAAATAATAGCTGTAGGAAAAATAAAAGAAAAGTTTTTAGATGCAGGAATTAAAGAATATTTAAAACGTCTAACCTCTTATGCTAAGGTTGAAATAATTGAAGTAAAAGATGAAAAAGAACCTGAAAATTGCTCACCTGCTGATGAAAAATTAATCAAAGAAAAAGAAGCTCAAAAGATAGAAAAACATATCAAAGATGATAGCTATATAATCGTCCTCGCCATTGATGGTAAAATGTTTTCCTCTGAAGAGTTAGCTACTAAATTAAACGAACTTGCCTTAAATGGAAAAAGTGACCTAACTTTTATCATCGGTGGATCTCAAGGATTAGATGAAAAAATACTGGGACAAGCTAACTTAAAATTATCCTTCTCTAAAATGACCTTTCCTCATCAATTAATGCGCTTAATCATGTTAGAGCAAATATATCGTGGGTTTAAGATAATTAAGGGTGAACCTTATCATAAATAA
- a CDS encoding sulfite exporter TauE/SafE family protein, with amino-acid sequence MDSYILFFSIVLIASILQTSTGFGFSIMATPFLLLLFMPKEAIQVNLILSIFISVALITTIKNDIDFEILKRFIIGSSFGIPLGIVFFLLLDINTLKLGVSIIILILTVLLIRKFRINQTDKRDFAVGAISGTLTAAIGMPGPPVLLYFSGTDTEKEKLRATTLAFYIFVYSASLVIQIIFAKTSKTVWLSSTYAIPVVIMGLYLGQLLFKKINQETFRIFTYLILLSTGSYLLFESWKW; translated from the coding sequence ATGGATTCTTATATCTTGTTTTTTAGTATTGTTTTAATAGCATCAATTCTACAAACTAGTACTGGATTTGGATTTTCCATTATGGCTACTCCCTTTCTTCTGCTATTATTTATGCCGAAGGAAGCGATTCAAGTAAATTTAATTCTTTCTATTTTTATTTCAGTTGCCTTAATTACTACTATTAAGAATGATATTGATTTTGAAATCTTAAAAAGATTTATTATTGGCAGCTCTTTTGGGATACCACTTGGAATAGTTTTCTTTTTATTATTAGATATTAATACGTTAAAGTTAGGTGTTAGCATAATTATTTTAATTTTAACAGTATTATTAATTCGTAAATTCAGAATTAACCAAACCGATAAACGTGATTTTGCTGTAGGAGCTATCTCAGGTACACTAACTGCAGCTATTGGAATGCCAGGACCCCCAGTTTTATTATACTTTTCTGGAACAGATACAGAGAAAGAAAAATTAAGGGCTACCACTTTAGCTTTTTACATATTCGTTTACTCAGCAAGCTTAGTAATTCAAATTATCTTTGCAAAGACCAGTAAAACAGTGTGGCTGTCAAGCACCTATGCTATCCCTGTTGTAATTATGGGTTTATATTTAGGGCAGCTCTTATTTAAGAAAATTAACCAAGAAACATTTCGTATTTTTACATACTTAATTCTTTTATCTACTGGCTCATATTTATTATTTGAAAGCTGGAAATGGTAA